The sequence TCAGCTTACGGGAGAAAAAGCCTAGAGGCTCCCACGTGTCATTTTTCAGCTGTTGCAGAACAGCCCCTATAGCCATATCTGATGCGTCTGTAACCAACGACAGCTTAGCCTGACAATCTGGGTGTGCCAGGAGTGCCGCGTTGGAGAGGCTTTCCTTTGTCTCTGCGAAAGCTTTCAGAGCAACGTCATTGAGGCTAATGGGAGTGGAGCCTTTGACTGAACCCATAAGTAGGGCGTTAAGAGGAGCTTGTGTTTGGGCGGCATTAGGCAGAAACCGCCTATAAAAATTGGCCATACCTAAAAACCGTCTAAGCGTCCTAACGTCTTTGGGTGGGGGAAAGTTGTTAATGGCTTGTACCTTCTCGTCCAGTGGTTTGGTTCCGCTCTCCGAGATACGGTAACCTAGAAAAGTTACCTCGGGAGCTCCAAAAACACACTTGGACAGGTTGATTACCATCCCGTAGTCCCTAAGTCTGGTAAATACTTGGCGCAGATGCTGCTCATGCTGAATGCTGTCCCTGCTAAATATGAGAAAATCGTCCAAATAACAGTACACGAAATCTAGCCCACGCATCATCTCATCCACAAATCTTTGAAATGTTTGGCTAGCATTTCGTAGCCCAAATGTCATGAACGGGAATTCATACATTCCAAAGGGGGTGGTGATCGCGGTTTTTGGTATATCGTCGGCACAGACTGGCATTTGGTTGTAGGCTTTAACAAGGTCAATGGTGCTAAACTTACTACAACCAGCGATATTGTGCGCAAAGTCGTGTATATGACGTACTGGATACCTATCTGGGATAGTCCGGGCGTTGAGTTGCCTATAGTCACCACAAGGGCGCCAACCGTTGTCTTTTTTCGGTGCCAGGTGTAATGGTGATGACCATGGGCTATCAGACGGTCTAGCTGTACCATCAGCTAGCATGGACTCGAATTCCGCCTTCGCCACCTTCAGTTTCTCGGGTGCTAAACGCCTAGGTGCACAAGCGACTGGAGGCCCTGGTGTAGTTCTAATGTGGTGTTGTGTATTGTGGCTTACCGTACGTTGTGTACCAGCTGGTCGCGTAATTTCAGGAAAATCGCGCGAAAGCAAAGCATGGTAGTGGGAATCGCCAGTCGGAACCTTCACAGAAAGAATGTAATTTGTATTAGAGGCCAGTGAAGCTGGAACAGACAGGGTAGTGGTGTCGTCAATTAATTTTCGATTCTTACAATCTACAATCAAGTTATAGTGACACAAAAAATCTACACCTATAATGGGCTTCGTCACATCAGCCACTATAAATCTCCATGGGTAGTTGCGTCGGAGTCCAAGGTCCAGGTTGAGCTGCGAGTACCCATACGTGTCAATGGTTGATCCGTTGGCTGCTGTCAGTTTGTAGCTGGTTGGTGCACGACGCTCTCGTAGCTGGGTCCGTGGGAAAACACAGAGGTCGCTACCGGTGTTGACCAAAAACTGGGTTTTCGTGGTGCGGTCAGTTACGAAGAGGCGACCTGGAGAGTTGAGGCAGTCGTCTGTCGCCATTATCGACTGCCTGCGGCATTTCCCGACTCGTTGTAATCGCACGGCTTCTGGCATTTGCTTGCCTTAACCCCGAACTTCGCGTGGTACCAACAAACGGGGTACCGTCGATAGTTGGAAGCAGATCGTGTTCTGCTGCGGGATGTCGAACGCCATCGAGGTCGAGAACGGTTCGAACGGTTCTGGGAGCGGTTTGTGGCGCGAGTCTGGTCTTCGAGCTTTAATGCGAGGCGTTCCACCATTTTCCTCAGCTCTGCGATCTCACTGGACTGGTTGATACTACTCGTCCCGCATGTTGAAGTGGCTGCGACGTTGCATGGAGTAGTTATTTCCTGTATTCGGTCAGCGAGGTCCGACAGCTGTTCAAGCGAATGAGTAGGCTGCGATGCTAGTACCGTCTGGATACTGTTCGGCAGGCGGTTACTCCAGATAGTTCGGATAAACTCATGTGGGACGGACGGTCCGGCCAGGTCCATAAGATGTCTTAGAAACTGCGATGGTTTTCGGTCGCCTAACTCCTCATGAGTTAGCAATTGCTTGACCTTCTTTTCATGGGAGGCGGAGAGATGTCTGATGAGCTCGCTCTTAATTTTATCATAGCGATTGCTGGTCGGAGGATGCACGATAATATCCTTTACCGCCTTCGCATGAGGAATATCTAGGTTAGTGATAACGTTGTTGAACTTGACGTGGTCCTCTGTAATACCATAGTTTTCGAATTGACCTTCTAGAAGTGCGAACCAAATTTCTGGGTCTTCTGGAGAAAACGGAGGCACCTTCAAATTAAACTTCCGAATGTCGGACGGCAAAATGTCGTTATCGTGTACAGTGGAAACGCGCATTTTTTTCGTTCGTCGGGGTTTTACGCTGCTACCTCCATGAGAACCAGCGGTCGCGACAGAATCACTGCTGCTCATTATGGTGTTCTTCAGGGGTCACCAGTATAGACGCGAATGAGTTGGTCTCAGTATGGATGTGGATGAGTATGAGTATGTATGCGTCGTCCGGACGCGTAGTGTAATGTGTTAAAGGTAAGTAAGTACCTGAGTAGGCGTCGACGGTGTTCGGTTAATAAATTAAGTACGACACCTTGCATaccaattaaatgtttattcaattatacttagtccacacgaaaatacaacacagtctatattattaaaattatgaaggATTGAAGGTTACGAGCACAGATAGATATTCAGTTTATAAACAGTACACAGAAGACACTTTACACTTTACGACAATACTATTACAATAAACACAAAGCAAGCGCGTTATCACAAGAGATGCAAAAGCTTCGAAAACAATAAACCGTATATAATTAGCAAAAGCGACGTGCGTTCAGTACGAGGTAAGTTTCGACTGGGGGCGTGGCTAGCCGCGATCAGCTGCGCAAGAGTATATTTTCCAGCTACCCGCGACATTCTGTTCAAGCGCGCGTGTCCATAGCGCAAACGAACGGGCGACCAGCTGATTGACGCGGTACGATAAATTGTCGTGTGTGTAAGTCTGTTGTATAtgtaatgtagtaataatatattaatagatatgttatatatgttatattaaattattgtttaatattgtGTTAAAACAGtgaataaaccaaaaaataatttcaaaattatatattgatataataaaaagaGGGTATGAAGAAGGTTTGAAGAACAAAAGATTGGACATTGAACTAACACAGCATTTAAACTTGAGTATATTCAATAAATTAGCACACTAGTTTGAAGTCGCTGCGGTCAGGCGGTTAGTCAAACGAGTTTTATGCACCCGTCAGCTGCTCAGGCCTCAAGATCGAATCCTGcaaagtacatatttttttcctttttttctttttggcaaatacatttaaaatttttatacatAGAACTAGTAATTAATTTCGACAATAAGAATATAATTTGGGAAgataaaagaaaggaaaaatgtCTTCAGTCCCAAAGATTTGTTCTGGATGTAAAAACAAACTTTCTAGGAAGGAATACATGATATGCTCCGCATGTGGCTTAGGTTATGATTTGTTATGTGCTAATATAACACCTAAATCTTACTTTCTTATGGATCAAGACCGTAAGAATAACTGGAGTTGTCAGGAATGTCGTAATAAGATACCGAAATCTGACAACACAAATACTCCTGCTAGAGCAGTAAGTCGATCCGCCACTTCTGATGAAGATAACGGTCTTGGAGAAGAAAGAAATATTACTTTGCGAACAAAAAAACACAGCTCGAAATGTGACAGCGATGGATCCTACGTTACTGAGGGACATTTACGTATCATTATTAAACAGGAGATAACAAAAACTATCAAACAACTAGTTTCTGAACACTTATCGAATATTTCCCAACAAATAGCTGACTTCCACGAATccttaacattttttaataaacaatacgAGGAACTCAAGCAAATGGTAAGCGAGAGGGATGATACAATTTCTGATTTAGTTTCTAAGaacaataatttaacaataCAAGTGAAGAATTTGACAAATAGACTGGGGCAAGTAGAACAAAGCATGCGTTCCCCAAATATTGAGATCAATGGTATCCCTGAAAATAAATCAGAAAATTTAATAACGACTATTGAGCAGCTGGGTAGAATTGTCGGAAATCCTTTTGGCGACAGCGACATTCTCCACGTAACACGTATTGCCAAACTTAATAAGGAGAATGACCGTCCTCGCTCCGTGATTATTAAGCTACGTAGTCAGCGCCGTCGCGATGAGTTGCTGGCTGCAGTTACTAAGTTCAATAAGAAGAATTTAGACAACAAATTGAATTCAGAGCATCTAGGAATCGGGGGACGTCGTGTGCCAGTATTTGTATCTGAACATCTAACGCCGATAAATAAACACTTACATGCGGCCGCTCGTAAGAAGACAAAAGATactggttttaagtttatatggGTGAGGGATGGTAAAATTTTCGTAAGGAAAAATGAGCAGAGTCACGTTATATATATTAAAGACGAAgaaagcttaaaattaattgcCTAGtgagataaaataaatttgatcaaatgatttataatagattttttttaaagatgtctgtaaatatatattaccaAAACGTGCGCGGCTTGAGAACTAAGACAGAAGATGTACTTAGGAATATAgctgttaataaatttgatctAATAGTATTCACCGAAACTTGGttaaattgtaatgttttaagTAGTGAATTTATGGACAAACGTTATGTTGTATATAGGAAGGATCGATCGTGTTCGACGAGTTCCAAGGCAGATGGAGGGGGTGTTATGATCGCAATATCTAAACATATCCCATCTTATAGGCACTTAGGTTGGGAAAGTACTGCTGAAGATCTATGGGTGTCAATCGATATCAAAACTAACAACTTGATCAAGAAAGTTTCTATTTGCGCTGTTTACCTTCCCCCTCCAGTTTCCTTGGAGCACTTGTCTAGTTTTCTGGAAAACTCTACAAATGTTATCGAGCAATCTGATCAAGTGATAATTTTGGGTGATTTTAATTTGAGTCATATTGGTTGGTCTCAAAAGTCGGAAAGCTCTCCATGTAGTGCAATGAATTATGGATCTAAATTGGGACTTTctcttattgatttcatgtcagTTAATAATTTATCACAATTTAATAACGTGAATAATGTGGATGGTAAAATATTGGATCTTGTTCTTACTGATTTCAACGGATTGGAAGTTACTGAATCCAATAATGTATTGAGCAAAATCGACCAAAAGCATCCTCCTCTGTTAGTTTCCTTACCACAACATAGTCCCCATTTCCTCAAACCTATATTGAGACCCCGATACAACTATTTTCGAGCAGATTATAGTAAAATCGTAtcctacttaataaatgttaattggaGTGAAAAGTTAGAGGGGtgtcaaaatgtaaatgaaatgactgacatattttatgatttcatttaTACGGCTATTGATTTATTTACTCCACGAACGAAACCTGTGTCTACTAAATTTCCCCCATGGTTTACCAACTCTCTAATAAAGACTATTTCCGAGAAAAATAAAGTGAGGTATCgatttaagaaatataaaaatccgCGCGACCAATTAGAATTTGAGCTCCTTCGAGAGCGTGTTCACAAATTGAGCGAGAAATGTCTTCATGTATATAAGAAGAGAATTGAAGTTGATATTGGTAGGAATCCTAAAAGCTTTTGGCGCTTCATCAAAGATAGACGAAATGGTGAGACCACTGTACCAGCAATTATGTATCAGGGAAACCAGATCGCATCTACCGGACCGCAAATCGCACAGATGTTCGCAAGTTGCTTTTCGTCAGTGTTTAACAGAGATTCCCTAGCTGATTATGTAGACTTTTCTTTTAATACAACTCCTTTAAGTCGTATTAACATATCAGAACGTGACATTCAACGCGCAATTAAAAAGCTAGACATGTATAAAGGTGCTGGACCAGATGATATTCCCCCGGTTTTTGTTAGACGTTGCGGCTCTGCTTTGGCTTTACCTTTGTCAATTATCTTCAACAGATCCTTGAATGATGGTATATTTCCAGACATTTGGAAGAGCTCTAAAGTAGTCCCAGTATTTAAGAAAGGCGCCACAAGCAATGTTAGTAACTATAGACCAATTTCCATACTTTCATGCATTCCAAAGCTCTTCGAGTCACTTGTCTGTCCTTTTATTACACAGCAtctaaataactttatttctgaacATCAACACGGGTTTAGAAAAGGCCACTCTGTTGAAACTAATTTAGTCTCATTTACGTCTTACCTCTGCCGAGAAATTGATAGAGGTCTGGAAGTAGATACAATTTATATGGACTTTTCCAGTGCCTTCGATAAGGTCTGTCATTctcgtttaataaataaattacgaggCTTTGGGATTGGTGGGTCATTGTTGGAATGGTTTTGTTCGTATCTTGCAAAAAGACTCCAGTTTGTAGTGGTGAATGGTCATAAATCACAGGACTACATAGCCATTTCAGGCGTACCACAAGGCTCCCATCTCGGTCCTGTATTGTTTTCGGcttttattaatgatataacTTCAGAAATACGCGACAGTCAATTTTGTCTTTTTGCTGACGATTTAAAATTATACAGAACAGTTACTTTACCAACAGACTCAGAACTTATACAATGTGATCTAGATAGAATAAATGTATGGTGTAATTTAAATGGAatgacattaaatacaaaaaagtcctATTACATAAAATTCTCTAAAAAGCTAATCCCTATGACATCCTGTTATGTACTGAATGGTGACATTCTGCAGCAAGTCAATGAAATTCGAGATTTGGGCGTGATGATGGATAACAAATTAACATTCAAAGCACATATTGATACAATTGTTATTAAAGCTGCCAGAATGCTGGGATTCCTAAAAAGAAATACTAAGGGATTTATGTCctcaaacactaaaataatattatataactcgCTGGTTCGCAGTCAACTTGAGTTCGCATCAGTAGTTTGGGGTCCCCATTACGCTACTTACTCGCAGCGTATTGAGAGCGTACAGCGTGCATTCACTAGGCACTTGGCATTCCATTC is a genomic window of Bombyx mori chromosome W, ASM3026992v2 containing:
- the LOC119630573 gene encoding uncharacterized protein LOC119630573 codes for the protein MSSSDSVATAGSHGGSSVKPRRTKKMRVSTVHDNDILPSDIRKFNLKVPPFSPEDPEIWFALLEGQFENYGITEDHVKFNNVITNLDIPHAKAVKDIIVHPPTSNRYDKIKSELIRHLSASHEKKVKQLLTHEELGDRKPSQFLRHLMDLAGPSVPHEFIRTIWSNRLPNSIQTVLASQPTHSLEQLSDLADRIQEITTPCNVAATSTCGTSSINQSSEIAELRKMVERLALKLEDQTRATNRSQNRSNRSRPRWRSTSRSRTRSASNYRRYPVCWYHAKFGVKASKCQKPCDYNESGNAAGSR